A region from the Kineothrix sp. IPX-CK genome encodes:
- a CDS encoding SOS response-associated peptidase: MCGRYYIDDEMVNEIEKIVRQVNDKLHHKGDVYPTNTIPVIHGSKESQSVELSNMTWGFPKFNEKGVIINARCETVKEKRTFRDSVRQRRCIIPASGFYEWDKEKNKVRFERRDSSILYMAGVWKSYEDAKRFVILTTQANESVREVHERMPLLLEKNELENWILESDFFDFILLKKLPQLKQIREYEQSKLSF; the protein is encoded by the coding sequence ATGTGTGGAAGATATTATATTGATGACGAAATGGTAAATGAAATAGAGAAGATCGTACGCCAGGTGAATGATAAACTACACCATAAAGGCGATGTTTATCCAACCAACACGATACCGGTAATCCATGGCAGCAAAGAATCCCAGTCTGTTGAGCTTTCTAATATGACGTGGGGATTTCCTAAGTTTAATGAAAAAGGGGTAATCATTAACGCCAGATGCGAAACCGTAAAAGAGAAAAGGACATTTAGGGATTCTGTCCGGCAGCGGCGCTGCATTATCCCCGCCTCCGGATTTTATGAATGGGATAAGGAAAAGAATAAGGTCCGTTTTGAACGAAGAGACAGCAGCATTCTTTATATGGCCGGAGTATGGAAATCATATGAAGATGCCAAACGGTTTGTCATACTAACCACGCAGGCCAATGAGTCCGTCCGGGAGGTCCATGAGCGTATGCCCCTTCTGCTTGAAAAGAACGAGTTAGAAAACTGGATACTTGAAAGTGATTTTTTTGATTTTATATTGCTTAAAAAGTTGCCTCAACTCAAGCAAATCCGAGAATATGAGCAGTCAAAATTGTCTTTTTAA
- a CDS encoding J domain-containing protein, giving the protein MGFIFEILFDIILFVLRIIYYILLKTRLIYPLCWFVATVFIWSYPDSKIYQMIFTRDLTIILWLIFGALIVIFSVLSLTEAIIRIFKPDFFWFNLFSDMIYNLKTRKSRKLQKAILKYCKDIYAVYPDLKDSKEYAYIQSYCLNEEDNYYFNKDWNSYIYSLKTTLYMFQDTNPNELFFSFKTWWIKNRDIPVTMDCNRYYKRILNGKAVEEEMRTPSSNPPSPDWFKGVSDSEGLKKRYRDLLKIYHPDNSAGDTSITQQIQKEYNKLISEYS; this is encoded by the coding sequence ATGGGATTCATTTTCGAAATATTATTTGATATTATACTTTTCGTTCTAAGAATTATTTACTATATTCTTTTAAAGACCAGGCTGATCTATCCTTTATGCTGGTTTGTTGCAACTGTTTTTATATGGTCTTATCCGGATAGTAAAATCTATCAGATGATATTTACAAGGGATTTAACTATTATCTTATGGCTCATTTTCGGCGCTTTAATTGTTATCTTTAGTGTCTTGTCTTTGACTGAGGCAATTATCCGTATATTTAAGCCTGATTTCTTTTGGTTTAATTTATTTTCCGATATGATATATAACTTAAAAACCCGCAAAAGCCGAAAATTACAAAAAGCAATCTTAAAATATTGCAAAGACATTTATGCCGTATATCCCGATCTTAAAGATTCAAAAGAGTATGCTTATATTCAAAGTTATTGTTTAAATGAAGAGGATAATTATTATTTTAATAAAGACTGGAATAGTTATATATACTCACTGAAAACAACGCTATACATGTTTCAAGACACAAATCCTAATGAATTATTCTTCTCTTTTAAGACTTGGTGGATAAAAAATCGAGATATACCAGTAACAATGGACTGTAACAGATATTATAAAAGGATTCTTAATGGTAAAGCTGTAGAAGAAGAAATGAGAACGCCTTCTTCTAATCCGCCTTCTCCTGATTGGTTCAAAGGGGTTAGTGATTCAGAGGGGTTAAAGAAGCGTTATCGTGATCTGCTTAAAATATATCATCCCGATAACAGCGCCGGCGATACTTCTATTACACAGCAGATTCAAAAAGAATATAATAAGTTAATTTCAGAATATAGCTAG
- a CDS encoding helix-turn-helix transcriptional regulator yields the protein MIGDKIKLLRQEKNMSQKDLADILAISTSTVGMYEQKRRQPDASTIIKLAQIFNVTTDYLLLDISKKHLTEDELKWLKLYSEIPVSERSECIGFVKGYIAQSKKMKI from the coding sequence ATGATTGGGGATAAAATTAAACTATTACGACAAGAGAAAAATATGTCTCAAAAAGATTTAGCTGATATATTGGCTATATCCACTAGTACTGTGGGGATGTACGAACAAAAACGAAGGCAACCAGATGCATCTACAATAATTAAACTAGCACAAATATTTAACGTTACAACAGATTATTTACTTCTTGATATTTCAAAAAAGCACCTTACTGAAGATGAACTTAAATGGCTAAAATTATATTCTGAAATTCCAGTTTCTGAACGTTCCGAATGTATCGGATTTGTAAAAGGCTATATTGCACAAAGTAAAAAAATGAAAATTTAA
- a CDS encoding helix-turn-helix transcriptional regulator, producing MTIREMARSLGVSKSYYEKIEYGERSPSYNFMRKFKDEYPNANVDFIL from the coding sequence ATGACAATAAGAGAAATGGCCAGATCTTTGGGGGTATCAAAATCATATTATGAAAAAATAGAATATGGAGAAAGAAGCCCTAGTTATAATTTCATGCGCAAATTTAAAGATGAATACCCTAATGCTAACGTAGATTTTATTTTATAA
- a CDS encoding nuclear transport factor 2 family protein, with amino-acid sequence MSNKNIEELVFKKEYDMWKAASNQDEGAFKKLVADDAIMICGGYRCLGAEYAEFIKDFKINGYKIKNEEVIFSSEEAIQIHYVIDVKSELPEAAELSGVFHVVSLWRMKNDLWKLCFNMDSRILDI; translated from the coding sequence TTGAGTAATAAAAACATTGAAGAACTTGTATTTAAAAAAGAATATGACATGTGGAAAGCTGCAAGTAACCAGGATGAGGGGGCATTTAAAAAGCTGGTTGCAGATGATGCCATCATGATATGTGGCGGGTATCGGTGTCTTGGTGCTGAGTATGCCGAATTTATTAAGGATTTTAAAATAAATGGATATAAAATAAAAAATGAAGAAGTTATATTTTCAAGCGAAGAGGCTATACAGATACATTATGTTATTGATGTGAAATCTGAATTACCAGAAGCCGCTGAATTAAGTGGAGTTTTTCACGTTGTATCACTTTGGAGAATGAAGAATGACTTATGGAAACTCTGTTTTAATATGGATTCGAGAATTTTGGATATTTGA
- a CDS encoding helix-turn-helix domain-containing protein, which translates to MVKLNYYLNKFEKTSEWLSIETGISKRTIDSYRACVREPSFSNGLKISKALNVNPYDLL; encoded by the coding sequence ATGGTTAAGCTTAATTACTATTTAAATAAATTTGAAAAAACGTCAGAATGGCTTTCTATCGAAACTGGAATATCAAAAAGAACAATTGATAGTTATAGAGCCTGTGTAAGAGAGCCAAGTTTTTCAAATGGATTAAAAATATCAAAAGCATTGAATGTAAATCCTTATGATTTACTATAA
- a CDS encoding recombinase family protein: protein MYPIDALYARQSLDKKDSISIESQLDFCRYETHGNEYETFVDKGFSGKNTNRPDFERLIKAIKEGKIKRVIVYKLDRISRSILDFSNMMELFQKYNVEFVSSTEKFDTSTPMGRAMLNICIVFAQLERETIQKRVTDAYYSKSHRGYYMGGRIPYGFRLEETSIDGVLTSRFIPDPEEANRVKMIFDMYANQDATLGDIFRRLISDGSGDDKKWCTARISDIIRNPIYVRADIDIYNFFLSQGTNIISEAACFIGSNGAFLYKGKDKDRRKQSDLTDRDLVLAPHEGIIDSETWLKCRWKLLNNNQCARTKKGKRSWLTGKVKCKKCGYAYIVTKSNTTGLRYLQCSGMRYNIRCKGSEQTIYAHIFENHIYNEMKEELKKFQYLSNEIEKSGNVSYSKYKMEMLEMDKEIEALLNKVSEASTTLMQYINMRIDQLDAEKKKLQEKIISLSANKPINNLEKINNHIEIWDELSIEDKQKIADILIKVIYIDNDTISIEWNI from the coding sequence GTGTATCCTATTGATGCATTATACGCCAGACAGTCATTAGACAAAAAAGATAGTATATCCATCGAAAGCCAACTTGACTTTTGCAGATACGAAACCCATGGGAACGAATATGAAACTTTTGTCGATAAAGGGTTTAGCGGCAAGAATACCAACCGTCCTGATTTTGAAAGATTGATAAAAGCCATAAAAGAAGGAAAGATAAAAAGAGTAATTGTTTACAAACTTGACCGTATAAGCCGTTCTATTCTGGATTTTTCCAATATGATGGAGCTGTTTCAGAAGTACAATGTTGAGTTTGTTTCTTCCACAGAAAAGTTTGACACTTCTACGCCAATGGGACGTGCAATGTTAAATATCTGTATCGTTTTCGCCCAGCTTGAGAGAGAAACGATACAAAAGCGAGTTACGGATGCTTACTATTCAAAGAGCCATAGGGGATATTATATGGGCGGCCGTATTCCCTATGGCTTTAGGCTTGAAGAGACTAGTATTGACGGCGTTCTCACTTCCAGATTCATTCCCGATCCGGAAGAAGCGAACAGAGTTAAAATGATATTTGATATGTACGCAAATCAGGACGCAACGTTGGGAGATATCTTTAGACGACTTATAAGTGATGGATCTGGAGATGATAAAAAGTGGTGTACGGCAAGAATCAGTGATATTATAAGAAATCCGATCTATGTAAGAGCAGATATTGATATTTATAACTTTTTTCTAAGTCAGGGTACTAACATCATAAGTGAGGCAGCTTGCTTTATAGGTTCCAACGGCGCTTTTTTGTATAAAGGCAAGGATAAGGATAGGAGAAAGCAATCGGATCTGACTGACCGGGATTTAGTGCTTGCCCCGCATGAAGGTATCATTGATTCGGAAACATGGCTTAAATGCCGTTGGAAGCTATTAAACAACAATCAATGTGCCCGTACAAAAAAAGGGAAACGTTCCTGGCTGACCGGAAAAGTAAAATGCAAAAAATGTGGTTATGCTTATATTGTTACAAAATCCAATACTACCGGATTACGTTACCTGCAGTGTTCTGGAATGAGATATAATATTAGATGTAAGGGGAGTGAGCAGACGATTTATGCTCATATCTTTGAAAATCACATCTATAATGAAATGAAAGAGGAGCTTAAAAAGTTCCAGTATTTGTCAAATGAAATCGAGAAGTCCGGGAACGTATCTTATAGTAAGTATAAAATGGAAATGCTGGAAATGGACAAGGAAATAGAAGCCTTGCTCAATAAGGTCTCTGAGGCATCAACTACGTTAATGCAATATATCAATATGCGTATAGATCAACTGGATGCCGAAAAGAAAAAGCTGCAGGAGAAGATCATTTCCTTATCTGCCAATAAACCAATAAATAATTTGGAGAAGATAAATAATCATATTGAAATTTGGGATGAATTGAGTATAGAAGATAAACAGAAGATTGCTGATATTCTCATTAAAGTCATTTACATAGATAATGATACGATTTCTATTGAATGGAACATATGA
- a CDS encoding toll/interleukin-1 receptor domain-containing protein: MTERKAGSISRGKQNRIFISWSGKNSKIIAKELKNVFENKIFAGTGLTCFVSDVDIASGTDWWDKIKGELKTCRLGILCITKENIRAPWIFFEAGAMVAREIPTIPLLVNCNINALDGSPLKGKQCIDFHDQQKFIKMVTDINVQMALMSIPSFQMDSISKDGYESLKTELSSVIKELKDIRVFNAKYVYPSQITTVKTRTVFISAPMASIDDNEYTNLREYILSLKEVLISIGFSDVKCPIINIDTPSSFDGNTKAIRENFIDLKQVDCILVIYPQKLPSSTLVEVGYGIALSKKLVIFHKDGLPYILKRAGETIGHVKTFDFKNYSDISKIIKSNGMAIFEGENDE; this comes from the coding sequence ATGACCGAAAGAAAAGCTGGATCAATAAGTAGAGGTAAGCAAAACAGAATTTTTATTAGTTGGTCGGGAAAAAATAGCAAAATAATTGCCAAAGAACTAAAAAATGTTTTTGAAAATAAAATTTTCGCAGGAACTGGATTAACTTGTTTTGTTTCGGATGTCGATATAGCATCTGGAACGGATTGGTGGGACAAAATTAAGGGAGAACTGAAGACTTGTAGATTGGGAATACTTTGTATCACAAAAGAAAATATTAGAGCACCTTGGATTTTTTTTGAAGCAGGAGCCATGGTGGCTCGGGAAATCCCTACAATACCACTATTAGTTAATTGTAATATAAACGCTCTTGACGGCTCACCTTTAAAAGGTAAACAATGCATAGATTTTCATGACCAACAGAAGTTTATTAAGATGGTAACTGATATTAATGTTCAGATGGCATTGATGTCGATACCATCGTTTCAGATGGATTCAATTTCAAAAGATGGATATGAAAGCCTTAAGACAGAACTTTCTTCAGTTATAAAAGAATTGAAAGATATACGAGTCTTTAATGCTAAGTATGTTTACCCTAGTCAGATAACAACAGTAAAGACAAGAACTGTTTTTATTAGTGCTCCAATGGCAAGCATTGACGATAATGAATATACGAATTTAAGAGAGTATATATTAAGTCTTAAAGAAGTACTTATTAGCATAGGGTTCTCTGATGTGAAATGCCCAATAATTAATATAGATACTCCGTCTTCTTTCGATGGAAATACTAAGGCAATAAGAGAAAATTTTATTGATCTTAAACAAGTAGATTGTATATTAGTTATCTATCCACAAAAATTACCATCAAGTACTCTGGTAGAGGTGGGATATGGAATTGCATTGAGTAAAAAATTGGTGATATTTCATAAGGATGGCTTACCGTACATTCTTAAGAGGGCCGGGGAAACAATTGGACACGTAAAAACTTTTGACTTTAAAAATTACTCCGATATTAGTAAAATTATAAAATCAAATGGGATGGCTATTTTTGAAGGGGAGAATGATGAGTAA
- a CDS encoding S8 family peptidase gives MPAKDKFQHLPLPFIAQGKPFIRGMGQPDPRTNENKENRSSHGAAIKRKASQISYFWKERQQERLEEELPEIRTGIPILLEIDPSQDIEFLKNLGFEVISELENGYVIVSNGDDEFAVLNKKVNDFINEVSKNCNTPARIYAFHEDKERFEKICGKRLLDSLDKILEEDICLYDVSISCSGNVFQLERAPQQLEGQTEKEYQESRIYKNWLKKYEAAYDEWDELIYTRQEDFMRFIDAYGGNLVDSFIEGIAGISAFPDSFSTRISINGKCLKDLLYNYSPIYEIELVGELDIVSNQGAPLPVNNDDIQIIPPDEDAPIVTVIDSGIQESHRYIEPAILAEDSLCFVAGTDSVADEVDNGGHGTRVAGAILYPVEIPKTGEYQLPCFIRNMRVLNEDNVHSFKTNIFPPLLIKKAVDKYYLEAKKKSKIFNHSIAEIGACEIKHMSPWASEIDMQSYENDILFIQAAGNIPHMNIRQFLDEGIEYPKYFFDDRSRIANPAQSLQALTVGAISLVSYEDEDQQSIANINEPSAFTRIGSGIWNSVKPDVVEWGGDWIKSKEGNRLSLVPEVCPELLRTSPEGPAYDRDTIGTSFSTPKVSFMAAEIQKLFPKSPALLYRALIAQSAELPISNGRKFGDVKDIVRLVGYGFPNLVKATRNDEYRVTLITEELFEIYEGQAHIFKVPIPKELAEIGDDYKIKLSVTLSYAAKPRNTRRTHSRYLSTWLDWRCSKKGEDSQAFSKRIFETDATVDDDGNFEWFIGERRDWGRAKDFTRSFNTLQKDWAIIRSNELTEAFCVAVRGRKGWDSNIPAKYVLVVTFEAIEEDIEIYEPIRNLIEIELQQIEEEIRLNN, from the coding sequence ATGCCAGCAAAAGATAAGTTTCAACATCTACCGTTGCCTTTTATTGCACAGGGGAAACCATTTATAAGAGGAATGGGTCAGCCTGATCCTAGAACAAATGAAAACAAGGAAAATAGAAGTAGTCATGGTGCAGCTATTAAAAGAAAAGCTAGTCAAATATCGTATTTTTGGAAAGAGCGACAACAAGAAAGGTTGGAGGAAGAATTACCAGAAATTAGAACGGGTATTCCCATATTGCTGGAAATTGATCCAAGTCAAGATATTGAATTTCTTAAAAATTTAGGATTTGAAGTTATTTCCGAATTAGAGAATGGTTATGTAATTGTATCAAATGGTGACGATGAGTTTGCCGTTTTAAATAAAAAAGTTAATGATTTTATAAATGAAGTATCAAAGAATTGTAATACTCCTGCTCGAATCTATGCATTCCATGAAGATAAAGAGAGATTCGAAAAAATCTGTGGTAAAAGATTGTTAGATTCGCTAGATAAAATATTAGAAGAAGATATTTGCCTTTATGATGTAAGTATAAGCTGTTCAGGGAACGTATTTCAGTTGGAGAGGGCACCACAGCAACTTGAAGGGCAAACAGAAAAAGAATATCAAGAAAGTAGGATTTACAAAAACTGGCTAAAAAAATATGAGGCAGCATATGATGAATGGGATGAGTTGATTTATACACGCCAAGAGGACTTTATGCGATTTATCGATGCATATGGTGGCAATTTAGTGGATTCATTTATTGAAGGGATAGCGGGGATTTCAGCTTTTCCTGATAGTTTTTCAACTCGTATAAGTATTAATGGCAAATGCTTGAAAGATTTATTGTATAATTATTCTCCTATATATGAAATTGAATTGGTCGGAGAGTTGGATATTGTAAGTAATCAGGGTGCACCTTTGCCAGTTAACAATGATGATATACAAATAATACCTCCTGATGAAGATGCACCAATTGTTACAGTTATTGATAGTGGTATACAAGAAAGCCATAGATATATTGAACCGGCGATTCTTGCAGAGGATTCCTTATGTTTTGTGGCAGGAACAGATTCAGTAGCGGATGAAGTTGATAATGGTGGCCATGGGACAAGAGTGGCTGGAGCTATATTATATCCTGTAGAAATACCCAAAACAGGTGAATATCAATTGCCATGTTTTATTCGTAATATGCGAGTTCTTAATGAAGATAATGTACATTCTTTCAAAACAAATATTTTTCCTCCACTATTGATTAAAAAAGCAGTAGACAAATATTATTTGGAGGCCAAGAAGAAAAGTAAAATATTCAACCACTCAATAGCTGAAATAGGAGCATGTGAAATAAAGCATATGTCACCATGGGCGTCAGAGATAGATATGCAAAGTTATGAGAATGACATATTATTTATCCAAGCAGCAGGCAACATTCCGCACATGAATATTAGACAGTTTTTAGACGAAGGGATTGAATATCCCAAGTATTTCTTTGATGATAGATCTAGAATTGCAAATCCAGCTCAGAGTTTACAGGCTTTGACTGTAGGGGCAATTTCATTGGTTTCGTATGAAGATGAAGACCAGCAGAGTATTGCAAACATAAATGAACCGTCTGCTTTTACTAGGATTGGTTCAGGAATCTGGAATTCAGTAAAGCCAGATGTTGTTGAGTGGGGAGGAGATTGGATTAAAAGCAAGGAAGGAAATCGATTGAGCCTAGTCCCAGAGGTATGTCCTGAATTACTAAGAACTTCTCCAGAAGGTCCAGCATACGATCGAGATACTATTGGAACATCTTTTTCAACGCCCAAGGTTTCATTTATGGCAGCGGAAATTCAGAAACTTTTCCCTAAATCTCCAGCATTGTTATACAGAGCATTAATAGCACAGTCAGCGGAATTACCTATATCAAATGGAAGGAAATTTGGGGATGTAAAAGATATTGTTAGATTGGTTGGATATGGATTTCCAAATTTAGTTAAAGCAACTCGAAATGATGAATATAGAGTAACTCTTATTACAGAAGAATTATTTGAAATTTATGAAGGCCAAGCACACATTTTTAAAGTTCCGATTCCAAAGGAATTGGCAGAGATTGGTGATGATTATAAGATTAAGCTGTCTGTTACTTTATCTTATGCTGCTAAGCCGAGAAATACTCGCAGAACACATTCTAGATATTTATCAACATGGTTGGATTGGCGGTGTAGTAAAAAAGGAGAAGACAGCCAGGCCTTTAGTAAAAGAATATTCGAGACGGATGCGACTGTTGATGATGACGGCAATTTCGAATGGTTTATAGGGGAAAGACGTGATTGGGGGCGCGCAAAAGACTTTACAAGATCTTTTAATACACTTCAAAAAGATTGGGCCATAATTCGCTCTAATGAGTTGACAGAAGCATTTTGTGTTGCTGTTAGAGGTCGTAAGGGATGGGATTCGAATATACCAGCGAAATATGTCTTAGTTGTAACTTTTGAAGCAATAGAAGAAGACATAGAAATATATGAACCAATTAGAAATCTTATTGAAATTGAATTGCAACAAATTGAAGAAGAAATTAGACTTAACAATTAG
- a CDS encoding DNA polymerase IV: MERIIFHIDVNSAFLSWEAVFRLKHLLAKDDLREIPSAVGGDISQRHGIILAKSIPAKKFKIKTGESIPEALKKCPNLILVQPNYNLYEQSSKAFLNILHEYTPVVEQYSIDEAFMDMTGTQSLWGEPVAVANKIKDQIREELGFTVNIGVSTNKLLAKMAGDFRKPDLVHTLFPDEIPNKMWPLPVSDLFFVGRATNKKLLNLGITTIGKLAHADLDMLRCHFKKHGEVIWAFANGIDTSIVEETRPDNKGYGNSTTISFDARDTETAKKVLLSLAETVGTRLRSDWVKAGVVSVGIKDFEFHYVGHQMVLDTPTNITAEIYRYACKLFDELWDGSPIRHLGIHTSRIVPGDDPRQLSFFNCFDYEKQEKLDTAIDSIRLKYGIDAVKRASFIRSPIDHMSGGISREKRTVDYSKIDIR, from the coding sequence ATGGAAAGAATCATTTTTCATATTGACGTAAATTCCGCCTTCCTATCCTGGGAGGCGGTTTTTCGATTAAAACACTTACTCGCAAAAGATGATCTTCGCGAGATTCCGTCTGCAGTTGGCGGCGATATAAGTCAAAGGCATGGAATCATACTTGCGAAATCGATACCGGCAAAGAAATTTAAGATAAAGACGGGTGAGTCTATTCCGGAAGCCTTGAAAAAATGTCCTAATCTTATTCTCGTGCAGCCAAACTATAACTTATATGAACAGTCCTCAAAAGCCTTTTTGAATATTTTACACGAGTATACACCGGTAGTTGAGCAATACAGTATCGATGAGGCCTTTATGGATATGACCGGTACACAGTCTTTATGGGGAGAGCCGGTGGCTGTGGCAAACAAGATAAAGGACCAGATCCGGGAGGAACTGGGATTTACCGTCAACATCGGAGTGTCGACCAACAAGCTCTTGGCGAAAATGGCGGGGGACTTTCGGAAACCCGATTTGGTGCATACACTTTTCCCGGATGAGATACCCAATAAAATGTGGCCGTTGCCGGTATCGGATTTGTTCTTTGTAGGAAGGGCAACCAACAAGAAGCTGCTGAATTTAGGGATCACCACGATAGGGAAATTAGCTCATGCCGATCTTGATATGCTCCGTTGTCATTTTAAGAAGCATGGGGAAGTAATATGGGCGTTCGCAAATGGAATTGATACGTCAATTGTGGAAGAGACAAGGCCGGATAATAAAGGGTATGGAAACAGCACGACTATTTCTTTTGATGCAAGAGATACTGAAACAGCAAAAAAAGTACTGCTGTCTTTAGCGGAGACTGTCGGTACCAGACTTCGAAGCGACTGGGTTAAGGCCGGGGTGGTGTCTGTTGGAATAAAGGATTTTGAATTTCATTATGTTGGCCATCAAATGGTTCTGGATACTCCCACCAATATAACCGCTGAAATATATAGATACGCATGTAAACTCTTTGATGAATTGTGGGATGGCAGCCCCATCAGGCATTTAGGCATCCATACATCCAGGATCGTACCAGGGGATGATCCCCGGCAGCTTTCGTTTTTTAATTGCTTCGATTATGAGAAGCAGGAAAAATTAGACACTGCAATTGACAGCATACGTCTAAAGTATGGTATTGACGCGGTAAAAAGGGCATCCTTTATAAGATCTCCGATAGATCACATGTCAGGGGGAATTTCGAGGGAGAAGCGGACCGTAGATTATAGCAAAATAGATATCAGGTAG